A stretch of the Opisthocomus hoazin isolate bOpiHoa1 chromosome 2, bOpiHoa1.hap1, whole genome shotgun sequence genome encodes the following:
- the EPM2A gene encoding laforin isoform X3 has translation MRILPNIWLGSCPRQLEHVTVKLKHELGVTAVMNFQTEWDIVQNSWGCNRYPEPMSPEILMRLYKEEGLAYVWMPTPDMSTEGRIQMLPQAVCLLHGLLENGHTVYVHCNAGVGRSTAAVCGWLKYVMGWSLRKVQYFLASRRPAVYIDEEALNRAEDDFYQKFGRLRSSCKVQE, from the exons AATTCTGCCAAACATCTGGCTGGGAAGTTGCCCTCGGCAGCTGGAGCACGTGACTGTCAAGCTGAAGCACGAGCTGGGTGTTACAGCTGTGATGAACTTCCAGACCGAATGGGACATTGTTCAGAATTCCTGGGGCTGCAACCGCTACCCAGAACCCATGAGCCCCGAAATCCTCATGAGACTGTATAAAGAGGAAGGTCTGGCTTATGTCTGGATGCCAACCCCAGACATGAGCACTGAAG GAAGAATACAGATGTTGCCACAAGCTGTCTGCCTCTTGCACGGGCTGCTGGAGAATGGACACACTGTCTACGTTCATTGCAATGCTGGCGTTGGCAGGTCTACAGCTGCTGTCTGTGGCTGGCTGAAGTACGTGATGGGATGGAGCCTGAGGAAAGTGCAGTACTTCTTGGCTTCCCGGAGACCAGCTGTCTACATTGACGAGGAAGCTCTGAATCGTGCTGAAGATGATTTCTACCAGAAATTTGGACGTCTTCGTTCCTCATGCAAAGTACAAGAgtag